The Chryseobacterium phocaeense genome includes the window TTTGAAAATGGAAATCCTGTAGAAGGTAGTTCAAATCTTTTTATTTTGCCAATTAATGATTCTCGTACAGAAAATGTAAAAAAAGTCCAGCAATGGGCTTCAAGATTATTTAACGATAATCACTGGGTATCTGATGATATTAAAATTTTAGTAATTGTCCATAGAATGGCTGCTATTAGACTAGGTTTTCCAAATTTATACGCTGCAATGAATGATGATGCACCGCAATCTTTTAAAGATGGTCTTTTAGATGGAAGTGCTTGGCCTTTAAGACCTTTTATGAATTTTATTCTTCCATTAGTACAATATTCTAAACTAAATGCCAATTTTGATATTCTGAGTATTCTTAGAGACCAATGTCCGAAATTATCAAGTGAAAATCAAAAAGGAGTGCAATTACGTGAGACATTGACAGGACTTAAAATAGCAACAGAGAAAATTATAGCAGGAATGAATGAAGATTCTAAGCAAACTGTTTATGATATACTAAAAATTATTGAAAAGGAAGAATTGATTGTTTTGGATGGTAGAATCATTAATCATTTAAATGGAACATTTGGAAATGATCAAGAGGAAGAGGATGTTGATAATTTAACCATCGAAAAAGAAGCAATGCAGCGGTTTTTTAAATGCAGCGCAAATGAATTTTTAGGATACAAAAAATATTGTGATAATGAATCTCCATTTGCTACTCAACAGGGTATTAAAGGTGCTGAGTTCGATAAAGTTATAACAATTTTAGATGACGATGAAAGTTCTCATATCCATTTTTCCTATAATAAGTATTTTGGAGTTGAAGAATTATCGACGAGAGATAAGGAAAATATTAAAGAAGGTAGAGACAACGTAATAGCTAGGACGAGGCGTCTATTTTATGTATCCTGTTCACGTGCAAGAAAAGATCTCATAGTAATTTATTTTGCTTCTGACGTGAATTTGGCAAAAGATCTAATAGCTTCTACAAATATTTTTATGAAGGCAAATATTTATACAAACGAAGATTTACTGAAAGATTAAAATTAGATAAGATGAATTATTATGCATTTTTTAATAATAACACAATATAAGTACTATTAATGAAGTTGACTGTTAGTGTAGTGTAGACTTAAAGAGAATAGAATATTATGGAATATATGAATTGAGAAGATGCAAAAGCTAACAATCTATCACTAATACAAAAAGTTGTTGGTAATTAGAATTTATTTGTTGAATTCCTTAAAGGCCTCTAGTTACCAATAACTTAAATGATTAGGTTCTAATATTTACACATATTCGAATCAGTAAGATCTATTAGGATTAATAGTCAAATCTGGAAAGTTTTTTCAGAACAAGACATTTATTGTCGTTAGTGGAGCTTTCAGATCATCCGAAATTCGTCTGTTTTTATGACTTCTCAATTATATAGAATTTTTAAGTTTCCAAACTTCATCTTTAAACTCAAAAAAACGATCCAGTCTATTTGAATATCGATGAAAAGGCCATTTATCTGAAATTTCTATTTCTATTGATTCTGTATAGTCTGGACTTGTTAGGTAAAAATTTTCATCATTTAAACTTTTTACATAGAGTCTCTTAGTTTCTAAATTTGAATGATTTGGTAAAGTAAAATTGCTAAACTTATCTCTTTTATTTATTTTTTTCTTGCTTCTGTCGTTAGCAATAAATTGTAACCATTTTTTAGTTATTTCATTATTACAATCTTTAATTAATTCTTCCAAATGATCATAAATAAGATTTCTCACATCTTGAATAGACATATTTTCAGTCTCGATAAAAAGAAAAATATCAGAATTAAGAATTTCTAAAACTGCTATTCTCGATCTGACGCCGGACAAATAAATTTTTCCGGCCAAAATATGAGGAAGTCCTAATTCGCATGAAACGGCTAGTTCTTCATATAAGATAGCCATGTCTTCATAATCCATAAGGCGACACTTACTTGCAATTGATCCTAAAACCCAAGATAAGGTATATGAAAAATATTGATTAGTAATTTTCACTATTTTCCTCTCATCAGTACTTTTTGATAAGGAATCTCCAGAAATCCAAAGCATGAGTGATTCATCAATGAAATTCAGGGAATAAACTAGTTCTCCTTTATGATCAATTTTTGGATGAAAGGCTGATGTTGGAAAATTCCTAATTATCCTTTCTATTTTAGAAAGTAATACTACCTTTGAATTTAGAGTTAATCCATTTTTCAAAACATCATTACCTAAATCTAAAATCTCATCAAACATTTCGTCTAGAATTTGAGCGCATGATAAAGGTAAACTTGAGATGGATAGTTGTTTTCTTACCGTAGAATCGGGTATCATTAGATTTATTGCATTACTCCTTGTTTCCAAAAATTCTAAAACTTCTTCTTGGGTAATAGATTTTAAGTGTTGCGCTTGAATATAGGCTAACGTTTCACGAAAAATATCATCCAAACTTTTGTCTTTTTCTTCTGAAATATTATTTAGTGCCAAAAGGGTGTCATCAATCCAATCTAAAACTTCATGGAATTCTATATCTACACGACGTTGATTAGAGGTTAATTTAAATTTTTTTAGATCAGAAAAATTGTTTTCCGCGATCAGCTCAAGTAAATATGGGAAATCAATTTTACAACTTTTAGCAATTTTTTTTAACTGGATAATTTTAAGAAGTAAACCACTCGTGACATTTTCTGTGACATCTTCCATATAAGATTGCGCTATTTCTTCATCATCTTTGTTTTCGGTAACAAAAAGAACTTTTCCTTCTACATCTTGAAATGCCCTTCCTGCGCGACCTATCACATTCCATACTTCATTTTTTGTTAACCATTTCCATTTTTTAGTATCTTGGTTATAAAAATTAATATCAGCTAGAACAATAGTAGAAACACCGAGATTCACTCCCTGTCCTAAGGTTATTGTTGCTATAATAATTCTTGGACTACCATTTTTCATTAACCTTTCTAATACATTTCTTACATCTTTATTTAATCCTCCATGATGACAAAGTATACCATATTTAGCATATTTTATTAGCTTTTTATTACTACTTGATTCATATTCAGAACATAGTAACTTGAGTTCCGCCCAGGAGCGGTCATCTTTCCATTGAAATTCTTCTAGTTTACCATATAATAGCTTGATTGATTTTAATACTGCTTCTGCATATTTGTATACGCTTCTGGCCCTGGCTGTAAAAATTAATACAGTTTTTTTCTG containing:
- a CDS encoding UvrD-helicase domain-containing protein — protein: MTKRINSPDTEADLQLRTCLDKFPRTSFNMIAGAGSGKTTSLVKALSHIVDSKGDALRRRGQKVACITYTEIAAKEIWNDVENNSLIHVSTIHSFLWTVIRSFQKDIKKWVIQRIAEKQFEIQAKIDNPRTRTPLEILNKQLEKLDVHVSKIESIPYFTYGTGSNYSKGILGHDDVIKLSTSMIEDYTMLGAIISQKYPYIFVDESQDTFPIIVSSLKKIDQLHSEVFCLGFFGDPMQKIFPTGVGEIPSEENWETITKPENFRCSQQVLKTINEIRKPADGLEQIRGRFENGNPVEGSSNLFILPINDSRTENVKKVQQWASRLFNDNHWVSDDIKILVIVHRMAAIRLGFPNLYAAMNDDAPQSFKDGLLDGSAWPLRPFMNFILPLVQYSKLNANFDILSILRDQCPKLSSENQKGVQLRETLTGLKIATEKIIAGMNEDSKQTVYDILKIIEKEELIVLDGRIINHLNGTFGNDQEEEDVDNLTIEKEAMQRFFKCSANEFLGYKKYCDNESPFATQQGIKGAEFDKVITILDDDESSHIHFSYNKYFGVEELSTRDKENIKEGRDNVIARTRRLFYVSCSRARKDLIVIYFASDVNLAKDLIASTNIFMKANIYTNEDLLKD
- a CDS encoding DEAD/DEAH box helicase; translation: MNVEKAIELFNRMDKDSYAQNLFARANARYILFGVNEDKANFPSSLESNLNAGSDYLAFSYLSIACTLAEADYFTEITKESFEKGAEIIEYNHLYTTNRNGSSKYYLLIGALAYYSSFQYSKAFILMKEASSFETDITLLISSFLKKDFLTVFDQLNNILLDQEIYLKIDEENFLDKVYTPHIVIFAKAVSNLMDYLYTGSESSLEKSITILNDLMELLMIDGEPSMWWLTRLFKIITKGFNKSSLWANIPPLLPYTSNSIIQKYISNLIFSQKKVIELFTVQRSALELIKLDKGGVISLPTSSGKTQVAILAILKALTENDEIKVLYIAPYRSLAFEIETSLKDAFDILNFEVSQLYGSAQFGELDKMLTENANILIATPEKAKVILRANIEITNMIKYVVIDEGHLLDTTERNVKNELFIEELKVHVKSNEGKIYLLSAVLPNTEDIAEWITDDPNLAILEKERVARQRLGILRYRNNSVSLEWMGDEKSFNPNFIRPFTPERKKALTQPADKSIGVGMTSLKLSEQKKTVLIFTARARSVYKYAEAVLKSIKLLYGKLEEFQWKDDRSWAELKLLCSEYESSSNKKLIKYAKYGILCHHGGLNKDVRNVLERLMKNGSPRIIIATITLGQGVNLGVSTIVLADINFYNQDTKKWKWLTKNEVWNVIGRAGRAFQDVEGKVLFVTENKDDEEIAQSYMEDVTENVTSGLLLKIIQLKKIAKSCKIDFPYLLELIAENNFSDLKKFKLTSNQRRVDIEFHEVLDWIDDTLLALNNISEEKDKSLDDIFRETLAYIQAQHLKSITQEEVLEFLETRSNAINLMIPDSTVRKQLSISSLPLSCAQILDEMFDEILDLGNDVLKNGLTLNSKVVLLSKIERIIRNFPTSAFHPKIDHKGELVYSLNFIDESLMLWISGDSLSKSTDERKIVKITNQYFSYTLSWVLGSIASKCRLMDYEDMAILYEELAVSCELGLPHILAGKIYLSGVRSRIAVLEILNSDIFLFIETENMSIQDVRNLIYDHLEELIKDCNNEITKKWLQFIANDRSKKKINKRDKFSNFTLPNHSNLETKRLYVKSLNDENFYLTSPDYTESIEIEISDKWPFHRYSNRLDRFFEFKDEVWKLKNSI